From a single Andrena cerasifolii isolate SP2316 chromosome 8, iyAndCera1_principal, whole genome shotgun sequence genomic region:
- the LOC143372368 gene encoding uncharacterized protein LOC143372368 isoform X2, with translation MSTGAIRVLDSCGLCNTYEATAPGRTSPKTALQMPDLETIIREFEMGYQSPTKQDTATEKNFVKKIVAAFEVKYKVYEDLNTAREAMKSRDSSNSDSRTTETPKRRSGVFSSPFKSVSDEFKRLGETGVSPASKESRGNERDANRRSGFFSTLSRNKLEDSNYSRRSGIFGTPCKTPSAEDRDQVNCSRAVEEGAKKEGRSSGIFFTPTKDKPEDSKSFRLSGIFSSPGNRSASKESNSSKSDIYTSPVDPNRKDSRNASPDSACIFNFDKEEPSEKLSCHFSPLKTSSLDETRTMDIIDLSSTLPEPEETIFFSGSNLPKTSTMINEIREEEANPDAAAGSRLDRTPKIVGAFLKKPIEVEDTSIDWIPITGKKLPRKRSLKQLLASLTGKRSLDKKSKMFSSERNLYEEPRELQDSGYDERSCSSSSFTSLVSITEALLQQENSYAEPERRSTLRTFRSCNSLNEEEDEAFYDAYPTIKKRCPKKLFLTEVPRQEVKLDLGPCYPPPPLKKLTMSLDRKAVPKKPHSPDPVYVQLEKVPKHPHLSKMRKHPFVSLTKMDDVADPCDQEEVVVIKNDLYEVEFRRSSENITSPAPCYSPPSTQNHYDVPRRFVSKSETEISQLCNTTGTGREQLPIYDVPRACPIERPRSCVYEDALSLRRRSAIMARPFFRFDTVMRVTELHYDILKPRSCRIYRNEAVVRSDSDLLTMEKRSSF, from the exons ATGAGCACGGGCGCGATAAGAGTCCTGGACAGTTGTGGACTGTGCAACACCTACGAGGCTACAGCTCCTGGCAGAACTTCCCCCAAAACAGCTCTGCAGATGCCGGACTTGGAGACTATTATCCGTGAATTCGAGATGGGCTATCAGTCGCCCACGAAACAGGACACGGCCACGGAGAAGAATTTCGTGAAGAAGATTGTCGCAGCGTTCGAGGTGAAGTACAAGGTGTACGAGGACCTGAACACCGCGCGCGAAGCAATGAAAAGCCGAGATTCCAGCAACTCAGACTCCAGGACCACGGAAACGCCGAAAAGAAGATCCGGGGTTTTCAGCAGCCCCTTCAAGAGCGTTTCCGACGAATTCAAGCGCCTTGGGGAGACGGGCGTGTCTCCCGCTTCGAAAGAAAGTCGGGGAAACGAAAGAGACGCGAACAGGAGGTCTGGATTCTTCTCCACGCTTTCGAGGAACAAATTGGAGGATTCGAATTATTCTAGAAGATCGGGTATTTTCGGCACTCCTTGTAAGACTCCTTCCGCAGAAGACAGGGACCAAGTTAACTGTTCGAGAGCCGTTGAAGAGGGAGCGAAGAAAGAAGGCAGAAGCTCCGGTATATTTTTTACTCCAACCAAGGACAAGCCTGAGGATTCGAAGAGCTTCAGGCTATCGGGGATATTCTCGTCCCCGGGCAATCGCAGTGCCTCGAAGGAATCGAACAGCAGTAAGTCGGACATCTACACGAGTCCCGTGGATCCGAATCGCAAGGACTCGAGGAACGCCAGCCCGGACAGCGCGTGCATCTTCAATTTCGACAAGGAGGAGCCCAGCGAGAAATTAAGTTGCCATTTCAGCCCGTTGAAGACGTCCTCCCTGGACGAGACGAGGACCATGGATATCATCGATCTCTCCTCGACGCTGCCGGAGCCGGAAGAGACGATCTTCTTCAGCGGGAGCAATCTACCGAAGACCAGCACGATGATCAACGAGATTCGGGAGGAAGAGGCTAATCCGGATGCCGCGGCAGGTTCGCGCCTCGACAGGACTCCGAAAATCGTCGGGGCGTTCCTGAAGAAGCCTATCGAGGTCGAGGACACTTCCATCGACTGGATACCAATCACCGGGAAGAAATTGCCCCGCAAGAGATCGCTGAAGCAGCTGCTCGCCTCGTTGACGGGTAAAAGGTCCCTGGATAAGAAGAGCAAAATGTTCTCCTCGGAGAGGAACCTGTACGAGGAGCCGCGGGAGCTGCAGGATTCCGGCTACGACGAGAGGTCGTGCTCCTCGTCCTCCTTTACTTCCTTGGTTTCCATCACGGAGGCACTGCTGCAGCAGGAGAACAGTTACGCCGAGCCGGAGAGGAGATCCACCTTGAGGACTTTCCGATCGTGCAACTCGttgaacgaggaagaggacgaggcttTCTACGACGCGTACCCTACTATAAA AAAGCGCTGCCCAAAGAAGCTGTTTCTAACAGAGGTACCGCGCCAGGAGGTGAAGCTGGATCTGGGCCCATGCTACCCTCCACCACCTTTGAAGAAGCTGACGATGTCGTTGGATCGGAAGGCAGTGCCCAAAAAACCTCACTCTCCGGACCCAGTGTACGTACAGCTGGAGAAAGTGCCGAAGCACCCGCATCTCTCGAAGATGCGCAAACACCCGTTCGTCTCTCTGACGAAGATGGACGACGTCGCGGATCCTTGCGAtcaggaggaggtggtggtcATCAAGAACGACCTCTACGAGGTTGAGTTTCGCAGGAGCAGCGAGAATATCACGTCACCGGCACCCTGCTACAGTCCACCCTCCACGCAGAACCACTACGACGTTCCAAGGAGGTTCGTCTCGAAGTCAGAGACCGAGATCTCGCAGCTTTGCAATACAACCGGGACCGGACGCGAGCAGCTGCCAATTTACGACGTTCCAAGGGCATGCCCGATCGAGAGACCAAGATCCTGCGTCTACGAGGACGCGCTTTCGCTGAGGAGGAGGAGCGCCATCATGGCCAGGCCGTTCTTTCGCTTCGACACCGTTATGCGTGTTACGGAGCTCCACTACGACATCTTGAAGCCGCGCAGCTGTAGAATTTACCGCAACGAAGCGGTGGTTCGCTCTGACAGCGACTTGCTGACCATGGAGAAGCGTTCGTCGTTCTAA
- the LOC143372434 gene encoding uncharacterized protein LOC143372434: MELLQRDPRHNTRKDVVSKTKIDVKPFDVETTFAEVTAQKKSRVTKYRGPDSPLYSAVYPVACIMKVFGVAPYDFAGDRLTPSNACIVFSLIFMVIYSYIMYIVYLKFINTTREKSILGVVETTKVVVNYLVMTYELVATIFTRRAFTRVWNDLQDFDENLSALGYPRKERRIGILIWVLMFGLAISWTVINQSGMYAFQETWMFNAAYLLTYIGTSMCVYKFCGMVIFIGQRFHQLNQIAWENLPPIVGYKSSTVSRKTIQDLHDELMLIAEYLNVFSSWSLLFWLGNLSVHSVSNLYFIIDWVILKPWTVITWPLVLNMFAWLLAFIAQLLILHISCDYTITEANSMGAILVQWDARVIQRFPHDDSVRASLHFLSRRLYFSAGGLFEVNLPLLCSIVGVLSTYLIILLQFPA; this comes from the exons ATGGAGCTGCTCCAAAGAGACCCGAGGCACAACACCCGAAAGGACGTagtctcgaaaacgaagataGACGTGAAGCCCTTCGACGTGGAGACTACGTTCGCCGAAGTGACAGCGCAGAAGAAGAGCCGCGTCACGAAGTACCGCGGCCCTGACTCACCACTGTATTCTGCGGTCTACCCTGTAGCCTGCATAATGAAAGTGTTCGGCGTAGCGCCGTACGATTTCGCGGGCGATCGTTTGACACCGTCGAACGCCTGCATTGTGTTCTCCCTCATCTTCATGGTCATTTACTCGTACATCATGTACATAGTGTACTTAAAGTTCATCAACACGACGAGGGAGAAGTCGATATTAGGGGTGGTTGAAACCACAAAG GTGGTGGTCAACTACTTGGTGATGACGTACGAGCTCGTCGCGACGATATTCACGAGGCGCGCGTTCACCCGAGTGTGGAACGATCTCCAGGACTTCGACGAGAATCTGAGCGCACTAGGCTACCCGCGCAAAGAGAGGAGAATCGGGATCCTGATCTGGGTTCTCATGTTCGGCCTGGCCATCTCCTGGACCGTCATCAACCAAAGCGGAATGTACGCGTTCCAGGAGACCTGGATGTTCAACGCGGCCTACTTGCTCACTTACATCGGCACCTCGATGTGCGTGTACAAGTTCTGCGGGATGGTGATCTTTATCGGCCAACGGTTCCATCAGCTGAACCAGATCGCATGGGAGAATCTACCGCCGATCGTCGGCTACAAGAGCAGCACCGTCAGCAGAAAG ACCATCCAGGACCTGCACGACGAGCTGATGTTGATCGCCGAGTACCTCAACGTCTTCTCGTCGTGGTCCCTGTTGTTTTGGCTTGGCAACCTGAGTGTCCATAGCGTCAGCAACCTGTACTTCATCATCGATTGGGTTATCCTGAAGCCCTGGACGGTGATCACCTGGCCCCTCGTGTTGAACATGTTCGCCTGGCTGCTTGCCTTCATAGCGCAGCTCCTGATCCTTCATATCAGCTGCGATTACACGATTACCGAG GCTAACTCCATGGGCGCGATCCTTGTCCAGTGGGACGCACGGGTGATCCAGAGGTTCCCTCACGAC GACTCCGTTCGTGCCTCGCTACACTTTTTGAGCAGACGGCTATATTTCTCTGCCGGCGGCCTGTTCGAGGTGAATCTACCGCTCCTCTGCTCG ATCGTCGGGGTCCTGTCGACGTACCTGATCATTCTCCTGCAGTTCCCGGCCTGA
- the LOC143372368 gene encoding uncharacterized protein LOC143372368 isoform X1, whose product MAMSAGKVSGFWHRALKKRNNEAAGADNEAEKGEQRTESGKPGLSKDNWIRKLGNYSPTACQVAARPMSTGAIRVLDSCGLCNTYEATAPGRTSPKTALQMPDLETIIREFEMGYQSPTKQDTATEKNFVKKIVAAFEVKYKVYEDLNTAREAMKSRDSSNSDSRTTETPKRRSGVFSSPFKSVSDEFKRLGETGVSPASKESRGNERDANRRSGFFSTLSRNKLEDSNYSRRSGIFGTPCKTPSAEDRDQVNCSRAVEEGAKKEGRSSGIFFTPTKDKPEDSKSFRLSGIFSSPGNRSASKESNSSKSDIYTSPVDPNRKDSRNASPDSACIFNFDKEEPSEKLSCHFSPLKTSSLDETRTMDIIDLSSTLPEPEETIFFSGSNLPKTSTMINEIREEEANPDAAAGSRLDRTPKIVGAFLKKPIEVEDTSIDWIPITGKKLPRKRSLKQLLASLTGKRSLDKKSKMFSSERNLYEEPRELQDSGYDERSCSSSSFTSLVSITEALLQQENSYAEPERRSTLRTFRSCNSLNEEEDEAFYDAYPTIKKRCPKKLFLTEVPRQEVKLDLGPCYPPPPLKKLTMSLDRKAVPKKPHSPDPVYVQLEKVPKHPHLSKMRKHPFVSLTKMDDVADPCDQEEVVVIKNDLYEVEFRRSSENITSPAPCYSPPSTQNHYDVPRRFVSKSETEISQLCNTTGTGREQLPIYDVPRACPIERPRSCVYEDALSLRRRSAIMARPFFRFDTVMRVTELHYDILKPRSCRIYRNEAVVRSDSDLLTMEKRSSF is encoded by the exons ATGGCAATGAGCGCTGGAAAAGTGAGCGGCTTCTGGCATCGCGCGTTGAAGAAGAGGAACAACGAAGCG GCGGGCGCGGATAACGAGGCCGAGAAAGGGGAGCAGAGGACCGAGTCGGGAAAGCCGGGGCTCTCGAAGGATAATTGGATCAGAAAGCTCGGGAATTATTCACCGACCGCGTGCCAAGTTGCAGCCAGACCCATGAGCACGGGCGCGATAAGAGTCCTGGACAGTTGTGGACTGTGCAACACCTACGAGGCTACAGCTCCTGGCAGAACTTCCCCCAAAACAGCTCTGCAGATGCCGGACTTGGAGACTATTATCCGTGAATTCGAGATGGGCTATCAGTCGCCCACGAAACAGGACACGGCCACGGAGAAGAATTTCGTGAAGAAGATTGTCGCAGCGTTCGAGGTGAAGTACAAGGTGTACGAGGACCTGAACACCGCGCGCGAAGCAATGAAAAGCCGAGATTCCAGCAACTCAGACTCCAGGACCACGGAAACGCCGAAAAGAAGATCCGGGGTTTTCAGCAGCCCCTTCAAGAGCGTTTCCGACGAATTCAAGCGCCTTGGGGAGACGGGCGTGTCTCCCGCTTCGAAAGAAAGTCGGGGAAACGAAAGAGACGCGAACAGGAGGTCTGGATTCTTCTCCACGCTTTCGAGGAACAAATTGGAGGATTCGAATTATTCTAGAAGATCGGGTATTTTCGGCACTCCTTGTAAGACTCCTTCCGCAGAAGACAGGGACCAAGTTAACTGTTCGAGAGCCGTTGAAGAGGGAGCGAAGAAAGAAGGCAGAAGCTCCGGTATATTTTTTACTCCAACCAAGGACAAGCCTGAGGATTCGAAGAGCTTCAGGCTATCGGGGATATTCTCGTCCCCGGGCAATCGCAGTGCCTCGAAGGAATCGAACAGCAGTAAGTCGGACATCTACACGAGTCCCGTGGATCCGAATCGCAAGGACTCGAGGAACGCCAGCCCGGACAGCGCGTGCATCTTCAATTTCGACAAGGAGGAGCCCAGCGAGAAATTAAGTTGCCATTTCAGCCCGTTGAAGACGTCCTCCCTGGACGAGACGAGGACCATGGATATCATCGATCTCTCCTCGACGCTGCCGGAGCCGGAAGAGACGATCTTCTTCAGCGGGAGCAATCTACCGAAGACCAGCACGATGATCAACGAGATTCGGGAGGAAGAGGCTAATCCGGATGCCGCGGCAGGTTCGCGCCTCGACAGGACTCCGAAAATCGTCGGGGCGTTCCTGAAGAAGCCTATCGAGGTCGAGGACACTTCCATCGACTGGATACCAATCACCGGGAAGAAATTGCCCCGCAAGAGATCGCTGAAGCAGCTGCTCGCCTCGTTGACGGGTAAAAGGTCCCTGGATAAGAAGAGCAAAATGTTCTCCTCGGAGAGGAACCTGTACGAGGAGCCGCGGGAGCTGCAGGATTCCGGCTACGACGAGAGGTCGTGCTCCTCGTCCTCCTTTACTTCCTTGGTTTCCATCACGGAGGCACTGCTGCAGCAGGAGAACAGTTACGCCGAGCCGGAGAGGAGATCCACCTTGAGGACTTTCCGATCGTGCAACTCGttgaacgaggaagaggacgaggcttTCTACGACGCGTACCCTACTATAAA AAAGCGCTGCCCAAAGAAGCTGTTTCTAACAGAGGTACCGCGCCAGGAGGTGAAGCTGGATCTGGGCCCATGCTACCCTCCACCACCTTTGAAGAAGCTGACGATGTCGTTGGATCGGAAGGCAGTGCCCAAAAAACCTCACTCTCCGGACCCAGTGTACGTACAGCTGGAGAAAGTGCCGAAGCACCCGCATCTCTCGAAGATGCGCAAACACCCGTTCGTCTCTCTGACGAAGATGGACGACGTCGCGGATCCTTGCGAtcaggaggaggtggtggtcATCAAGAACGACCTCTACGAGGTTGAGTTTCGCAGGAGCAGCGAGAATATCACGTCACCGGCACCCTGCTACAGTCCACCCTCCACGCAGAACCACTACGACGTTCCAAGGAGGTTCGTCTCGAAGTCAGAGACCGAGATCTCGCAGCTTTGCAATACAACCGGGACCGGACGCGAGCAGCTGCCAATTTACGACGTTCCAAGGGCATGCCCGATCGAGAGACCAAGATCCTGCGTCTACGAGGACGCGCTTTCGCTGAGGAGGAGGAGCGCCATCATGGCCAGGCCGTTCTTTCGCTTCGACACCGTTATGCGTGTTACGGAGCTCCACTACGACATCTTGAAGCCGCGCAGCTGTAGAATTTACCGCAACGAAGCGGTGGTTCGCTCTGACAGCGACTTGCTGACCATGGAGAAGCGTTCGTCGTTCTAA